Proteins from a single region of Candidatus Methylomirabilota bacterium:
- a CDS encoding NifU family protein — MSDESATDLKDKVQALIDNMINPAVAGHGGFVDLIDVKDNKVYLQMGGGCQGCGAADVTLKSGIERLIKEELPEVEEVLDTTDHASGANPYYAPSK; from the coding sequence ATGAGCGACGAGTCGGCGACCGATCTCAAGGACAAGGTGCAGGCGCTCATCGACAACATGATCAATCCCGCGGTGGCCGGACACGGCGGGTTCGTGGACCTCATCGACGTCAAGGACAACAAGGTGTACCTGCAGATGGGCGGAGGCTGCCAGGGCTGCGGGGCCGCCGATGTCACGCTCAAGTCCGGGATCGAGCGGCTGATCAAGGAAGAGCTGCCCGAGGTAGAGGAAGTGCTGGACACCACCGATCACGCGTCCGGGGCCAATCCCTACTACGCGCCCAGCAAGTAG
- a CDS encoding CUAEP/CCAEP-tail radical SAM protein, whose amino-acid sequence MRGQGAVLLIACYELGHQPLAVAWPAAVLEARGFKPAVLDVSVEPLDPEKVRRARLVAISVPMHTALRVGLGVAERVLALNPSCHLAFYGLYATLNAEHLLAHVADSVIGGEVEAPLADLAEALDAGRSGPIPGVCRAGESVGPNIARPALPRPSRSALPSLKTYARLERDGRHSLVGYVEASRGCKHLCRHCPIPPVYGGRFFVVPADVVLADVRQQVEAGAEHITFGDPDFLNGPGHAIEVARRLHREFPSLTWDFTAKVEHLLERRELLREMAGLGCLFVVSAVESLSDTVLSHLDKGHTRADIDAALAALRAAGLDMRPTWVAFTPWTTLADYLAMLDWVEANALVDHVDPVQYSLRLLVPPGSLLAAHPGMRPYLGRLVETDFSYQWTHPDPRMDALQARAAAVIAEATQKAEDAAVTFDRVRALAAETAGAPAPAALAPRLAPDRRRPPRLTEPWFC is encoded by the coding sequence GTGAGAGGGCAAGGCGCGGTGCTCCTGATCGCCTGCTACGAGCTGGGGCATCAGCCGCTGGCGGTGGCCTGGCCGGCGGCGGTGCTGGAAGCTCGCGGCTTCAAGCCCGCGGTGCTGGACGTCTCCGTCGAGCCGCTGGATCCCGAGAAGGTCAGGCGCGCCCGCCTCGTGGCCATCTCCGTGCCCATGCACACCGCGCTGCGGGTGGGGCTCGGGGTGGCGGAGCGCGTCCTGGCATTGAATCCCTCCTGCCACCTCGCGTTCTACGGGCTCTACGCGACGCTCAACGCCGAGCACCTGCTGGCCCACGTCGCGGACAGCGTGATCGGGGGCGAGGTCGAGGCGCCGCTCGCCGATCTCGCCGAGGCCCTCGACGCCGGCCGCTCGGGGCCGATACCCGGTGTGTGCCGCGCCGGGGAGAGCGTGGGCCCGAACATCGCGCGACCCGCGCTGCCGCGTCCGAGCCGCTCCGCCCTGCCCTCGCTCAAGACCTACGCGCGGCTCGAGCGCGATGGCCGGCACTCGCTCGTGGGCTACGTGGAGGCAAGCCGCGGGTGCAAGCATCTCTGCCGCCATTGCCCGATCCCGCCCGTCTACGGCGGCCGTTTCTTCGTGGTCCCCGCCGACGTCGTGCTGGCCGACGTGCGTCAGCAGGTCGAGGCGGGCGCCGAGCACATCACCTTTGGCGATCCGGACTTCCTCAATGGGCCCGGGCACGCCATCGAGGTGGCGCGGCGGCTCCACCGGGAGTTTCCCTCGCTCACGTGGGACTTCACCGCCAAGGTGGAGCATCTTCTCGAGCGCCGTGAGCTCCTGCGCGAGATGGCCGGGCTCGGCTGTCTCTTCGTGGTGTCCGCGGTGGAATCCCTCTCCGACACCGTGCTGAGCCATCTCGACAAGGGGCACACGCGGGCCGACATCGACGCCGCGCTCGCCGCCCTGCGGGCGGCCGGCCTCGACATGCGCCCGACCTGGGTCGCGTTCACGCCCTGGACCACGCTCGCCGACTACCTCGCGATGCTCGACTGGGTGGAGGCGAACGCCCTGGTAGATCACGTGGACCCGGTGCAGTACTCGCTGCGGCTGCTGGTGCCTCCGGGCTCGCTCCTGGCCGCGCATCCCGGGATGCGGCCGTACCTGGGGCGGCTCGTGGAGACCGACTTCTCCTATCAATGGACGCACCCGGACCCGCGGATGGACGCGCTGCAGGCCCGCGCGGCCGCGGTGATCGCGGAGGCGACGCAGAAGGCCGAGGACGCCGCCGTGACCTTCGACCGCGTGCGCGCGCTCGCCGCCGAGACCGCCGGCGCGCCCGCGCCCGCCGCCCTCGCGCCCCGCCTCGCCCCCGACCGGCGACGTCCGCCGCGGCTGACCGAGCCCTGGTTCTGCTGA
- a CDS encoding DUF2332 domain-containing protein — translation MRTPAPHEIAERYRRFADLECKGYSEAYYRLALAVANDTQVLSFLAPLPVWQPNLFFAALQFLTGPHDMPTAGHDLRALLARRGPEVAGLMRVHRTQTNEVARCAALLPALPAGPLALVEVGASAGLCLLLDRFFYDWGTARLGPPRSPVRLRCPVTGPAPLPSVMPAIVWRRGLDLAPVDVHDETATRWLLACVWSDQPERRRRLEHALELGRAEAPEIRKGDLVDDLPALLGEAPADAQLVVFHSAVLAYVAPERRQAFADLLTAESRVRDIVWISNEGPGIVPGIPALGARKGGMRFVLGRTRLTRGGRTDHALALTHPHGANLQWEAAPDARGVDSRT, via the coding sequence GTGCGCACGCCCGCGCCGCACGAGATCGCCGAGCGCTATCGGCGCTTCGCGGATCTGGAGTGCAAGGGCTACTCGGAGGCGTACTACCGCCTGGCCCTCGCGGTCGCCAACGACACCCAAGTCCTGAGCTTCCTCGCGCCCCTGCCCGTCTGGCAGCCGAATCTCTTCTTCGCGGCCCTCCAGTTCCTCACCGGACCTCACGACATGCCGACGGCCGGCCACGATCTGCGCGCCTTGCTCGCGCGGCGGGGCCCCGAGGTCGCCGGTTTGATGCGGGTGCACCGCACGCAGACCAACGAGGTCGCGCGCTGTGCGGCCCTGCTCCCCGCGCTGCCCGCGGGGCCGCTCGCCCTCGTCGAGGTGGGCGCGAGCGCCGGGCTCTGCCTCTTGCTCGACCGGTTCTTCTACGACTGGGGCACCGCGCGGCTCGGCCCACCCAGATCGCCGGTGCGCCTCCGCTGTCCGGTCACCGGCCCCGCGCCCCTGCCCTCGGTGATGCCCGCGATCGTGTGGCGACGCGGCCTCGATCTGGCGCCCGTGGACGTGCACGACGAGACCGCGACCCGCTGGCTCCTGGCGTGCGTGTGGTCCGATCAGCCCGAGCGCCGCCGGCGCCTCGAGCACGCCCTCGAGCTGGGACGTGCCGAAGCGCCGGAGATCCGCAAGGGCGACCTGGTCGACGATCTGCCCGCGCTTCTCGGGGAGGCGCCGGCGGACGCGCAGCTCGTGGTTTTCCACTCCGCGGTGCTCGCCTACGTGGCGCCCGAGCGCCGGCAGGCATTCGCGGACCTGCTCACCGCGGAGTCCCGGGTGCGGGACATCGTCTGGATCTCGAATGAAGGGCCGGGGATCGTGCCCGGCATCCCCGCCCTCGGCGCGCGGAAGGGCGGCATGCGGTTCGTGCTCGGCCGCACGCGGCTGACCAGGGGCGGGCGAACTGATCACGCGCTCGCGCTCACCCACCCTCACGGCGCGAATCTTCAGTGGGAGGCAGCGCCTGACGCTCGCGGTGTAGACTCACGTACGTGA
- a CDS encoding TCR/Tet family MFS transporter: MAMTMPAAQATARPAALVFIFITVMLDMLALGMIVPVLAPLVATFLGGDTARAASVYGLFGTVWALMQFLASPVLGALSDRYGRRPVILLSNLGLGLDYVVMALAPSLPWLFVGRVLSGVTAASVPTAGAYIADVTPSERRAAGFGLIGAAFGIGFVLGPAVGGVVGAVDPRLPFWLAAGLSLLNFLYGLLVLPESLPPERRAPFAWRAAHPLGALTFLRTQPILFGLTAVVFLGRIAHDVLPSTFVLFAGYRYGWDQRTMGFFLAGVGVSTMIVSGGLVQPIVRRLGERRALLLGLACGAAGFSIYAFGSSSAAALAALPIMALWGLASPAAQALMTRQVAASEQGRLQGAIASITGVGGLMGPALFTLTFAYFISGSAPAVLPGAPFFLAALLLAASMVLTWRVTR, from the coding sequence ATGGCCATGACCATGCCCGCCGCTCAGGCGACCGCGCGTCCGGCCGCGCTCGTCTTCATCTTCATCACAGTGATGCTCGACATGCTGGCCCTCGGCATGATCGTGCCCGTGCTCGCGCCCTTGGTCGCCACATTCCTCGGGGGTGACACCGCCCGGGCCGCGAGCGTCTACGGCCTCTTCGGCACGGTGTGGGCGCTCATGCAGTTCCTCGCCTCGCCGGTGCTGGGCGCCCTGTCGGACCGGTACGGGCGGCGCCCGGTGATCCTGCTCTCCAATCTCGGCCTCGGGCTCGACTACGTCGTGATGGCGCTGGCGCCGAGCCTCCCGTGGCTCTTCGTCGGACGCGTCCTGTCCGGTGTCACCGCGGCAAGCGTGCCCACCGCAGGCGCCTACATCGCTGACGTGACGCCGTCGGAACGGCGCGCGGCCGGCTTCGGCCTCATCGGGGCCGCCTTCGGCATCGGTTTCGTACTGGGGCCCGCGGTGGGGGGCGTCGTCGGCGCGGTGGACCCGCGGCTCCCGTTCTGGCTGGCGGCGGGGCTGAGCCTGTTGAACTTCCTCTACGGGCTGCTGGTGCTCCCGGAGTCGCTGCCCCCCGAGCGGCGCGCGCCATTCGCCTGGCGCGCCGCCCACCCCCTGGGCGCGCTGACCTTCTTGCGGACCCAGCCGATACTCTTCGGACTCACCGCCGTGGTGTTCCTCGGCCGCATCGCGCACGACGTGCTCCCCAGCACCTTCGTGCTCTTCGCGGGGTATCGCTACGGCTGGGACCAGCGGACGATGGGCTTCTTCCTCGCCGGTGTGGGCGTGAGCACCATGATCGTGTCGGGCGGCCTCGTCCAGCCGATCGTGCGCCGGCTGGGGGAGCGCCGCGCGCTGCTCCTCGGGCTCGCCTGCGGCGCGGCGGGCTTTTCCATCTACGCCTTCGGCTCCTCCAGCGCCGCCGCGCTGGCGGCCCTGCCCATCATGGCGCTGTGGGGCCTGGCGAGTCCGGCCGCGCAGGCGTTGATGACGCGGCAAGTGGCGGCCTCCGAGCAGGGGCGGCTCCAGGGCGCGATCGCGAGCATCACCGGCGTCGGGGGCCTCATGGGGCCCGCGCTCTTCACGCTGACCTTCGCCTACTTCATCAGCGGGAGCGCCCCCGCGGTCCTGCCGGGGGCGCCGTTCTTCCTCGCCGCCCTCCTGCTGGCGGCGTCGATGGTCCTCACTTGGCGGGTGACGCGCTAG